The Naumovozyma dairenensis CBS 421 chromosome 1, complete genome genomic interval atgatgatgaatacGATAATGGCAATGCTTCAAGGGGACTGGTTAGTATTGAACTGGATGATTTTTCTCAAGTAAATGAACCCCCTTCTAATATACATGCTGTTCATggtattatattaaaaagaGAATCATCAGATTCCAAGGGCAAAATTCAAGTATAGtccaaataaaattttagGATCAAAGagacatatatatatatattcataaaaCATTTAGGTTTAaatagataataaagaaaaaagcGTTCATATAATAGCATATTGTGTATAAAGAGTACACCAACAAAAACTACGCTATTTTATGTGTGATTTTTTCTCAAATGAAtcaaatcaatcaatcagatctaaatcatcatcgATCCACTCCGTGTGTCTCTCGCTTTACTGCGGAACGTTAACTTAGCGACGTATATACGTACGCGTATACATCTCAACACTAGTATACTCAATAAAACCAGAAGTGAAAAATCGTCACCATCATGATTTCTTCAGCAATACTTCAAACAATTGGACCCCTCTGCAGGGTGAATAAGCTTGTCCATTAAAACCCATCAAGCCAAGAACGATGAATAACATTTTAGAAGTCAGCTACAAGGACGTTTCATACACATGGAAGATCCCAAAGGGTCATTTCACCAAATCCGTCATCGGTGGTCATATATTCGATGGTTTCCGTATTAAGAAACCATTTGAAACAAAACTATTAAAGGCAAGATATACTTGGTATGGTAAGTATAACGATCTTAAAACAGGTAAAGACTTTGGTAATTTATGTAGGGCATTCCAACAATATGGTGCTGTCTATATTAGAATTTTTGATACCGAGgaagaatttcaaaaggAAGAATCTATACCTGTGGAAGGAGACAATGAATTCCCTGATGATAAAGGTggaaacaacaacaggaataataaaaataataataatggcataaattctttaaaagtTGATCCGAAAAAATCTGGAAATTCAGAAAGTGTTAACAAggttaatgaaattatgaagaaaatggatAGTTTAGAAGAATGGGTTAAGAAATCTTACACGGAagaaaataacaacaaaagAATCTTTTTGGATATTCCAATTGGTAATAAGAActtgatttcattttttcaaaatttgaaatctgaagatgatttagaaaaattagttgatgaatatgaattatatcaagatttgaagaaacaatATGATGGTCATATGGGGATTGAAATGTTATTAGATGAAGCCttagaaagaagaagattcgAAACTGAGTCCAAGGATTCAAGAAATAAGACTCAATTGACTACTCAAAAAATGGATGAAGTTCTTGCAAAGACTGctgaattggaaaaattcatcaaaaggaaatatgaaaatgagAAAAAGCAAGAttatattactattaaaaTCCCCAAGAGTGATGGTTTCTTAAATGAGTtctattcaaaaattactACCACggaaaaattacaagatttgGCCATAGGTTACAATTGGTATAAGGAATGGATTCAAGGCtgtgataataatgaacaTCTTGTTAGTTCTGCCATTTATCAAGGTAAAGAATATATGAAGGGGAAAATGCAATGTGAAGTTAGTATAATCGttcaaagaaatgaaaCCACATGGGATGTAacattagaaaatattagtGATGATCCATTGCCAAAGGGAATGAAACTAGTCATTGAATCTTATGAAAGCCCGAAACAAAAGAGACCTGTTGTAGTTCTTTCAACAAATATTGGTGGATTCCCACCATCCCATGctgatgaattagaattgGGCCCAACGAA includes:
- the NDAI0A03470 gene encoding uncharacterized protein, which encodes MNNILEVSYKDVSYTWKIPKGHFTKSVIGGHIFDGFRIKKPFETKLLKARYTWYGKYNDLKTGKDFGNLCRAFQQYGAVYIRIFDTEEEFQKEESIPVEGDNEFPDDKGGNNNRNNKNNNNGINSLKVDPKKSGNSESVNKVNEIMKKMDSLEEWVKKSYTEENNNKRIFLDIPIGNKNLISFFQNLKSEDDLEKLVDEYELYQDLKKQYDGHMGIEMLLDEALERRRFETESKDSRNKTQLTTQKMDEVLAKTAELEKFIKRKYENEKKQDYITIKIPKSDGFLNEFYSKITTTEKLQDLAIGYNWYKEWIQGCDNNEHLVSSAIYQGKEYMKGKMQCEVSIIVQRNETTWDVTLENISDDPLPKGMKLVIESYESPKQKRPVVVLSTNIGGFPPSHADELELGPTKNLNEDLRKYLRSVIKFVTNEGEVVYSTVFEEDYFTGEHEEEIVFYCAKK